The nucleotide window CCGGAGAGGTGGTGGGGACTGACTCCGAGGAGGCGGTGAGGGAGGAAGCCCCGTCGGGGACAGACCCCGCGGAGGCTGCAGCGATAGCGGACTCTGAGGTGGTGGTGAGGGAGGAAGCACCGTCTGGGACAGACCCCGAGGACGCTGCGGCGACAGCCCCGTCTGGGACAGACTCCGAAGTGGCGGCGGGGACAGACCCCGCAGAGACAGACCCGTCGGGGACAGATCCCGAGGAGACGGTGAGGGAGGAGGCCCCGTCGGGGACAGACCCCGGAGAAGTGGCGGGGCCAGACCTCGAGGAAGCCGCGGCGACAGCCCCGGCGGGGACAGACCCCGAGGAGGCGGTGAGGGAGGAAGCCCCGTCTGGGACAGACCCCGGAGAAGCGGCAGGGACAGACCCCGAGGAGGTGGTGAGGGAGGAAGCCCCTTCTGGGACAGACCCCGAGGAGGCTGCGGTGACAGCCCCGGCGGGTACAGAACCCGAAGAGACGGCGGGGACAGATCCAGAGGAGATGGTGAGGGAGGAAGCCCCGTCTGGGACAGACTCCGGAGAAGCGGCAGGGACAGACCCCGAAGAGGTGGTGAGGGAGGAAGTCTCGTCTGGGACAGACCCCGGAGAAGCGGCAGGGACAGACCCCGAGGAGGCGGTGAGGGAGGAAGCCCCGTCTGGGACAGACCCCGAGGAGGCTGCGGCGACAGCCCCGGCGGGTACAGAACCTGAAGAGACGGCGGGGACAGATCCAGAGGAGATGGTGAGGGAGGAAACCCCGTCAGGGACAGACCTGGAAGAGCTGGAGGCGACAGCTCCGCCGGGAACAGACCCCGAAGAGGCCCTGGGGCAGGCAGTCCCAGAGGGGACAGATCTCGAGGAGCCTGCGGCATCAGCCCCGGCGGGGCCAGCCCCCGAGGATGCGGTTCTGGaggcagccccggcggggccaGCCCCCGAGGATGCGGTTCTGGaggcagccccggcggggccaGCCCccgaggaggcggcggccccgTCGGGGAGCGAGGTGTCTCCCGAGAGCGGCGGGGAAGCGGAGGTGGCATTGCCGGCCGGAGGGGAGGCCGACAGCGGAGGGCTGTCGCCGGGTGTCCCCGCCGGCGAGGACGGTGGGGAGTCTCCGGGGGCGGAGCCGGGAGCCGCTGCCCCGGCAGTGGCAGGAGCGGGGAGCGCGGTCCCGAGGGCAGGCaacggcggcgcggcggcggcgggacagCGCGGCGGGTCCCCGGGCCCCGAGGGCAGCGAGTGGGCCGCGGCAGGTCGGAACCTGAACGGTGTGCGGGGCCGGGCGGACAACGAGGAGGACGAGACGGGCTCGCCGGCCGccctggaggaggaagaggaggatgaggagaagcAGGAATACGACATCTCCCTCTTCGTCAAGGTAGGGTgtgagggggtgctggggaaacCTGGGTTCGCGACCCTCCCCTCCTTCAGGAGCCCCGGGCAGCTCCTGTGATGAGTGGCATTTAAATCTGGCGGGCCGAAGTCCAGCCTGACTAAGATGATTTGGTGATTAACACCCCAAATAAACTTGCCTCTGGCTCCTCATTCCTGTGGCAGACGGCAGGCAGGACAGGACAGGGCTGCCCGTCCCCTTGGCCCTGGGAGCTGGTGGTACTGCTCAACCCAGAAAGCATAGATCTGACCTGCAAGGTGGTCTCTCCCATAGTTTCCCTTGATGGGCCCAGTGCTGGGTTACCTGAGGTTTCTCTGGGTTTAAATGGGAAGGGTACATGGGCATCTCGGTTTCCAGGGGCTCTGCCTGTGCCCTCCACCCCATGGGGCTGGGACCTAGGGCAGGAGTGGGAATGGACCCAGCAGCATCTGTTTGGAATCACTCACTGTGACTTGTGCTATAAGGAGTTCTCAAGGGATTTTAAGATCTTCAGAGTGCAGTAAGAATGGTAcacatcacaaaaataatttaaaatgtgatacTGGAATTTTCCAGTATGAACTGTGGTTGATATTTAGGTAATTGCCCCAAAG belongs to Strix uralensis isolate ZFMK-TIS-50842 chromosome 2, bStrUra1, whole genome shotgun sequence and includes:
- the CLIC6 gene encoding chloride intracellular channel protein 6 isoform X1; the protein is MAENPGRPGAPPPEGSHVPREGGDEEAAAAGEPQPGVSPEGAAESPDGSPADEAPRLNGEAAVGQEAAAAAVPPEGTGGTGSGSPEEAAETLGGPGAGQQAPAGSEQPEPDGGGPGGEGLPGGEPVAAAGIEAPEGSAPEREEPEDTAVAPTGTEPEEAAPPGTEPEDAAVDPTGTESKEVEAAPAGTAPVGTDPEEAVREKAPSGTDPEEAAGTDPEEAVREEALSGTDPGEVVGTDSEEAVREEAPSGTDPAEAAAIADSEVVVREEAPSGTDPEDAAATAPSGTDSEVAAGTDPAETDPSGTDPEETVREEAPSGTDPGEVAGPDLEEAAATAPAGTDPEEAVREEAPSGTDPGEAAGTDPEEVVREEAPSGTDPEEAAVTAPAGTEPEETAGTDPEEMVREEAPSGTDSGEAAGTDPEEVVREEVSSGTDPGEAAGTDPEEAVREEAPSGTDPEEAAATAPAGTEPEETAGTDPEEMVREETPSGTDLEELEATAPPGTDPEEALGQAVPEGTDLEEPAASAPAGPAPEDAVLEAAPAGPAPEDAVLEAAPAGPAPEEAAAPSGSEVSPESGGEAEVALPAGGEADSGGLSPGVPAGEDGGESPGAEPGAAAPAVAGAGSAVPRAGNGGAAAAGQRGGSPGPEGSEWAAAGRNLNGVRGRADNEEDETGSPAALEEEEEDEEKQEYDISLFVKAGSDGESIGNCPFSQRLFMILWLKGVIFNVTTVDLKRKPADLQNLAPGTNPPFMTFDGEVKTDVNKIEEFLEEKLAPPRYPKLAPNHPESNSAGNDVFAKFSAFIKNPRKDANENLEKSLLKALRKLDNYLNSPLPDEIDAYSTEEITVSSRKFLDGDELTLADCNLLPKLHIIKVVAKKYRNFDFPPEMTGISRYLNNAYARDEFTNTCPADQEIEYAYLDVAKRMK